A single window of Bombus pascuorum chromosome 1, iyBomPasc1.1, whole genome shotgun sequence DNA harbors:
- the LOC132912870 gene encoding protein spire isoform X1: MTDVKSHKKKVQCERKMTTHKGISTSCEDGLDVSDNEKKANENKEEETQMKRSRCKLDANGRLNLKDILLSFNGPISQEQAWALCYQTAKSLSRLSENNFYELSELSQIVLHKDGDVWLGDLIESEKPRVSEKKAMFSLGMMIFKTLDFGLDEQEERPLSPDLEALITLMTSADQEIEGETEERPQETDDEGIERDSSDADVDEFSSQKSNDMYEERSSVYSLRNVMQLCTRHMQTSMESAEIHYKAVIRALVAEALELSHFLDTVAADKVHASQRESVTDGSKQTSMSVQNLDTLDFIDWTDIRIWRAIQARFWVQVIQELRKGVKLKKVEANLGSKNTTRGRGKGAEFELTPYEILMDDIRKRRYRLRKTPSPTPHLRKDAHAVILEFIRSRPPLKKASERQLPPLQKEWTLRELLMESIKKPPNLRSSRNRYVPKTERISLQSDQIQSTADVKDSESPTVPKPPRRDLDNTNSTTNKRKIIPVDFDLKLDAEDEDDDEDYNDELAVTRFEEEDEGSNYWQLKEDYTFVDRGNTRSRHKDQRDDDEASSANPWRKTGGLRLTRNEYHRFCDAQLESYDLATQCPSRRASARKHAARRSIALTALTGTTSLPHSRPQSRTQCTGATESSLSQGPSPNISVNPSPSLSPQPRARQPRRSQTIVEGTKDREDQNEDWQDDKGQKPTLGDMFLDERLSLTLEEIVHIRSVLTKAELESLPVEGRVKEDVEKRRVCFLCLKTRFGLLGPWGQRCRLCERTVCVKCYSKMRIPTEHFAHVPVVLLSPGLLLSPSSSEPDTSKSSWLRGTGAAGSAPASPASRRKDSSLKSVTPSSTPTTTPVLILTPTSTPPSHARRETENQDKRSYKSTGSPANVPSLKAFSSFTSQSSEQRLAAERLRGVSMVVCHDCRIMVIQIIKSSRTTRATIRNNVISRLTLNLSPAYV; encoded by the exons ATGACCGATGTTAAAAGTCACAAGAAGAAAGTTCAATGTGAAAG aaaaatgaCGACGCACAAAGGGATTTCCACGTCGTGTGAGGACGGTCTCGATGTTTccgataatgaaaaaaaagcgAACGAGAATAAAGAAGAGGAGACACAGATGAAAAGGTCGAGGTGCAAACTCGATGCGAACGGTCGACTAAACCTTAAAGATATTCTACTGTCTTTCAATGGACCGATCAGCCAAGAGCAAGCATGGGCCTTGTGTTATCAAACCGCCAAGAGTTTGTCACGTTTGTCAGAAAACAATTTCTACGAACTTTCGGAGTTATCACAGATCGTCCTTCACAAGGATGGCGATGTTTGGCTTGGCGATCTAATCG AATCGGAAAAACCACGCGTATCCGAGAAAAAG GCAATGTTCTCACTAGGCATGATGATATTCAAAACGCTTGATTTCGGCCTAGATGAACAAGAAGAAAGGCCTTTATCACCGGATTTAGAAGCACTTATAACATTAATGACAAGTGCCGATCAAG AAATTGAAGGGGAAACGGAAGAACGTCCGCAGGAAACGGACGATGAAGGTATTGAGCGAGACTCCAGTGATGCCGATGTAGATGAATTTTCATCGCAAAAAAGTAACGATATGTATGAGGAAAGATCATCGGTGTATTCATTAAGAAATGTAATGCAA tTATGTACCAGGCATATGCAAACTTCTATGGAATCTgctgaaattcattataagGCCGTAATACGAGCATTGGTAGCAGAGGCTTTGGAACTGTCGCACTTTTTGGATACAGTAGCGGCTGATAAAGTACATGCTAGTCAAAGAGAATCTGTTACTGATGGCAGTAAGCAAACCTCGATGTCTGTTCAAAACCTTGATACGTTAGATTTTATTGATTGG ACTGACATTAGGATTTGGAGGGCTATACAA GCAAGATTTTGGGTGCAAGTTATCCAGGAATTAAGGAAAGGTGTAAAGCTAAAAAAAGTAGAAGCTAATTTGGGTTCAAAGAATACTACACGTGGACGTGGAAAGGGAGCTGAGTTTGAATTAACTCCGTATGAAATTTTGATGGATGACATACGAAAAAGGAGGTATCGTTTGAGGAAGACACCATCCCCGACGCCACATTTGCGAAAAGACGCGCATGCTGTTATTCTTGAATTTATTCGGAGTAGACCGCCTTTAAAAAAG gCATCTGAAAGGCAGCTGCCACCCCTGCAAAAGGAATGGACTCTCCGGGAATTACTTATGGAAAGTATAAAGAAGCCGCCAAATTTAAGATCGTCGCGCAATAGATACGTTCCTAAGACCGAAAGAATATCTCTTCAGAGTG ATCAAATCCAAAGTACTGCTGATGTCAAGGATAGTGAATCACCTACAGTACCGAAACCTCCTCGAAGGGATTTGGACAACACGAATTCTAcgacaaataaaagaaaaataatacctgtagattttgatttaaag cTCGATGCAGAAGACGAAGATGATGACGAAGATTACAACGATGAATTGGCAGTAACAAGATTTGAAGAAGAGGATGAAGGATCAAATTACTGGCAACTAAAAGAAGATTACACATTTGTAGATAGGGGTAATACTCGCAGTAGGCATAAAGATCAAAGGGATGACGACGAAGCAAGTTCTGCTAATCCTTGGCGAAAAACTGGTGGTTTACGTTTAACGAGGAACGAATATCATCGATTTTGTGATGCGCAACTTGAAt cATATGACCTCGCAACACAGTGTCCATCTAGAAGAGCGTCGGCTCGAAAACACGCAGCAAGACGTAGTATAGCACTTACAGCGTTAACTGGTACCACGTCTCTTCCTCACTCAAGGCCACAGAGTCGTACTCAATGTACAGGTGCAACAGAGTCGTCGTTAAGTCAAGGTCCGAGTCCCAATATCAGCGTAAATCCTAGTCCGAGTTTGAGTCCTCAGCCGAGAGCAAGACAACCGCGACGATCGCAAACCATTGTCGAAGGTACAAAGGATAGAGAAGATCAAAATGAAGACTGGCAAGATGATAAAGGACAG aagcCTACATTAGGTGACATGTTCCTGGATGAAAGACTTTCTTTAACCCTAGAAGAGATTGTGCATATTCGTAGTGTATTAACTAAAGCAGAACTGGAATCTCTGCCCGTAGAAGGTCGCGTAAAGGAAGATGTAGAAAAGAGGCGCgtttgttttctttgcctAAAAACTAGGTTCGGACTGTTAGGACCATGGGGGCAACGTTGTCGCTTATGTGAGAGGACAGTATGTGTAAAATGTTATTCCAAA ATGCGAATTCCAACAGAACATTTCGCCCACGTTCCGGTAGTTTTATTATCCCCTggtcttcttctttctccatcGTCTTCAGAACCAGATACTAGCAAAAGTTCATGGCTAAGAGGCACTGGCGCAGCTGGATCTGCACCGGCATCACCGGCTTCTAGACGCAAGGATTCATCATTGAAAAGCGTGACACCTTCATCTACGCCTACTACTACACCTGTTTTGATACTTACACCGACTTCCACACCGCCTTCCCATGCTCGTCGCGAAACAGAGAATCAAGATAAAAG GAGTTATAAAAGCACTGGCAGTCCAGCCAATGTGCCATCACTGAAGGCATTCTCCAGTTTCACTAGTCAAAGCTCGGAACAACGATTGGCCGCGGAAAGATTGAGAGGCGTCTCTATGGTAGTCTGTCATGACTGCCGCATTATGGTGATACAGATAATTAAGAGTTCAAGAACAACACGAGCTACGATACGTAACAATGTCATTTCGCGACTTACTTTGAACCTTTCGCCAGCCTatgtttga
- the LOC132912870 gene encoding protein spire isoform X2 yields MTDVKSHKKKVQCERKMTTHKGISTSCEDGLDVSDNEKKANENKEEETQMKRSRCKLDANGRLNLKDILLSFNGPISQEQAWALCYQTAKSLSRLSENNFYELSELSQIVLHKDGDVWLGDLIESEKPRVSEKKAMFSLGMMIFKTLDFGLDEQEERPLSPDLEALITLMTSADQEIEGETEERPQETDDEGIERDSSDADVDEFSSQKSNDMYEERSSVYSLRNVMQLCTRHMQTSMESAEIHYKAVIRALVAEALELSHFLDTVAADKVHASQRESVTDGSKQTSMSVQNLDTLDFIDWARFWVQVIQELRKGVKLKKVEANLGSKNTTRGRGKGAEFELTPYEILMDDIRKRRYRLRKTPSPTPHLRKDAHAVILEFIRSRPPLKKASERQLPPLQKEWTLRELLMESIKKPPNLRSSRNRYVPKTERISLQSDQIQSTADVKDSESPTVPKPPRRDLDNTNSTTNKRKIIPVDFDLKLDAEDEDDDEDYNDELAVTRFEEEDEGSNYWQLKEDYTFVDRGNTRSRHKDQRDDDEASSANPWRKTGGLRLTRNEYHRFCDAQLESYDLATQCPSRRASARKHAARRSIALTALTGTTSLPHSRPQSRTQCTGATESSLSQGPSPNISVNPSPSLSPQPRARQPRRSQTIVEGTKDREDQNEDWQDDKGQKPTLGDMFLDERLSLTLEEIVHIRSVLTKAELESLPVEGRVKEDVEKRRVCFLCLKTRFGLLGPWGQRCRLCERTVCVKCYSKMRIPTEHFAHVPVVLLSPGLLLSPSSSEPDTSKSSWLRGTGAAGSAPASPASRRKDSSLKSVTPSSTPTTTPVLILTPTSTPPSHARRETENQDKRSYKSTGSPANVPSLKAFSSFTSQSSEQRLAAERLRGVSMVVCHDCRIMVIQIIKSSRTTRATIRNNVISRLTLNLSPAYV; encoded by the exons ATGACCGATGTTAAAAGTCACAAGAAGAAAGTTCAATGTGAAAG aaaaatgaCGACGCACAAAGGGATTTCCACGTCGTGTGAGGACGGTCTCGATGTTTccgataatgaaaaaaaagcgAACGAGAATAAAGAAGAGGAGACACAGATGAAAAGGTCGAGGTGCAAACTCGATGCGAACGGTCGACTAAACCTTAAAGATATTCTACTGTCTTTCAATGGACCGATCAGCCAAGAGCAAGCATGGGCCTTGTGTTATCAAACCGCCAAGAGTTTGTCACGTTTGTCAGAAAACAATTTCTACGAACTTTCGGAGTTATCACAGATCGTCCTTCACAAGGATGGCGATGTTTGGCTTGGCGATCTAATCG AATCGGAAAAACCACGCGTATCCGAGAAAAAG GCAATGTTCTCACTAGGCATGATGATATTCAAAACGCTTGATTTCGGCCTAGATGAACAAGAAGAAAGGCCTTTATCACCGGATTTAGAAGCACTTATAACATTAATGACAAGTGCCGATCAAG AAATTGAAGGGGAAACGGAAGAACGTCCGCAGGAAACGGACGATGAAGGTATTGAGCGAGACTCCAGTGATGCCGATGTAGATGAATTTTCATCGCAAAAAAGTAACGATATGTATGAGGAAAGATCATCGGTGTATTCATTAAGAAATGTAATGCAA tTATGTACCAGGCATATGCAAACTTCTATGGAATCTgctgaaattcattataagGCCGTAATACGAGCATTGGTAGCAGAGGCTTTGGAACTGTCGCACTTTTTGGATACAGTAGCGGCTGATAAAGTACATGCTAGTCAAAGAGAATCTGTTACTGATGGCAGTAAGCAAACCTCGATGTCTGTTCAAAACCTTGATACGTTAGATTTTATTGATTGG GCAAGATTTTGGGTGCAAGTTATCCAGGAATTAAGGAAAGGTGTAAAGCTAAAAAAAGTAGAAGCTAATTTGGGTTCAAAGAATACTACACGTGGACGTGGAAAGGGAGCTGAGTTTGAATTAACTCCGTATGAAATTTTGATGGATGACATACGAAAAAGGAGGTATCGTTTGAGGAAGACACCATCCCCGACGCCACATTTGCGAAAAGACGCGCATGCTGTTATTCTTGAATTTATTCGGAGTAGACCGCCTTTAAAAAAG gCATCTGAAAGGCAGCTGCCACCCCTGCAAAAGGAATGGACTCTCCGGGAATTACTTATGGAAAGTATAAAGAAGCCGCCAAATTTAAGATCGTCGCGCAATAGATACGTTCCTAAGACCGAAAGAATATCTCTTCAGAGTG ATCAAATCCAAAGTACTGCTGATGTCAAGGATAGTGAATCACCTACAGTACCGAAACCTCCTCGAAGGGATTTGGACAACACGAATTCTAcgacaaataaaagaaaaataatacctgtagattttgatttaaag cTCGATGCAGAAGACGAAGATGATGACGAAGATTACAACGATGAATTGGCAGTAACAAGATTTGAAGAAGAGGATGAAGGATCAAATTACTGGCAACTAAAAGAAGATTACACATTTGTAGATAGGGGTAATACTCGCAGTAGGCATAAAGATCAAAGGGATGACGACGAAGCAAGTTCTGCTAATCCTTGGCGAAAAACTGGTGGTTTACGTTTAACGAGGAACGAATATCATCGATTTTGTGATGCGCAACTTGAAt cATATGACCTCGCAACACAGTGTCCATCTAGAAGAGCGTCGGCTCGAAAACACGCAGCAAGACGTAGTATAGCACTTACAGCGTTAACTGGTACCACGTCTCTTCCTCACTCAAGGCCACAGAGTCGTACTCAATGTACAGGTGCAACAGAGTCGTCGTTAAGTCAAGGTCCGAGTCCCAATATCAGCGTAAATCCTAGTCCGAGTTTGAGTCCTCAGCCGAGAGCAAGACAACCGCGACGATCGCAAACCATTGTCGAAGGTACAAAGGATAGAGAAGATCAAAATGAAGACTGGCAAGATGATAAAGGACAG aagcCTACATTAGGTGACATGTTCCTGGATGAAAGACTTTCTTTAACCCTAGAAGAGATTGTGCATATTCGTAGTGTATTAACTAAAGCAGAACTGGAATCTCTGCCCGTAGAAGGTCGCGTAAAGGAAGATGTAGAAAAGAGGCGCgtttgttttctttgcctAAAAACTAGGTTCGGACTGTTAGGACCATGGGGGCAACGTTGTCGCTTATGTGAGAGGACAGTATGTGTAAAATGTTATTCCAAA ATGCGAATTCCAACAGAACATTTCGCCCACGTTCCGGTAGTTTTATTATCCCCTggtcttcttctttctccatcGTCTTCAGAACCAGATACTAGCAAAAGTTCATGGCTAAGAGGCACTGGCGCAGCTGGATCTGCACCGGCATCACCGGCTTCTAGACGCAAGGATTCATCATTGAAAAGCGTGACACCTTCATCTACGCCTACTACTACACCTGTTTTGATACTTACACCGACTTCCACACCGCCTTCCCATGCTCGTCGCGAAACAGAGAATCAAGATAAAAG GAGTTATAAAAGCACTGGCAGTCCAGCCAATGTGCCATCACTGAAGGCATTCTCCAGTTTCACTAGTCAAAGCTCGGAACAACGATTGGCCGCGGAAAGATTGAGAGGCGTCTCTATGGTAGTCTGTCATGACTGCCGCATTATGGTGATACAGATAATTAAGAGTTCAAGAACAACACGAGCTACGATACGTAACAATGTCATTTCGCGACTTACTTTGAACCTTTCGCCAGCCTatgtttga
- the LOC132912870 gene encoding protein spire isoform X4 has protein sequence MFSLGMMIFKTLDFGLDEQEERPLSPDLEALITLMTSADQEIEGETEERPQETDDEGIERDSSDADVDEFSSQKSNDMYEERSSVYSLRNVMQLCTRHMQTSMESAEIHYKAVIRALVAEALELSHFLDTVAADKVHASQRESVTDGSKQTSMSVQNLDTLDFIDWTDIRIWRAIQARFWVQVIQELRKGVKLKKVEANLGSKNTTRGRGKGAEFELTPYEILMDDIRKRRYRLRKTPSPTPHLRKDAHAVILEFIRSRPPLKKASERQLPPLQKEWTLRELLMESIKKPPNLRSSRNRYVPKTERISLQSDQIQSTADVKDSESPTVPKPPRRDLDNTNSTTNKRKIIPVDFDLKLDAEDEDDDEDYNDELAVTRFEEEDEGSNYWQLKEDYTFVDRGNTRSRHKDQRDDDEASSANPWRKTGGLRLTRNEYHRFCDAQLESYDLATQCPSRRASARKHAARRSIALTALTGTTSLPHSRPQSRTQCTGATESSLSQGPSPNISVNPSPSLSPQPRARQPRRSQTIVEGTKDREDQNEDWQDDKGQKPTLGDMFLDERLSLTLEEIVHIRSVLTKAELESLPVEGRVKEDVEKRRVCFLCLKTRFGLLGPWGQRCRLCERTVCVKCYSKMRIPTEHFAHVPVVLLSPGLLLSPSSSEPDTSKSSWLRGTGAAGSAPASPASRRKDSSLKSVTPSSTPTTTPVLILTPTSTPPSHARRETENQDKRSYKSTGSPANVPSLKAFSSFTSQSSEQRLAAERLRGVSMVVCHDCRIMVIQIIKSSRTTRATIRNNVISRLTLNLSPAYV, from the exons ATGTTCTCACTAGGCATGATGATATTCAAAACGCTTGATTTCGGCCTAGATGAACAAGAAGAAAGGCCTTTATCACCGGATTTAGAAGCACTTATAACATTAATGACAAGTGCCGATCAAG AAATTGAAGGGGAAACGGAAGAACGTCCGCAGGAAACGGACGATGAAGGTATTGAGCGAGACTCCAGTGATGCCGATGTAGATGAATTTTCATCGCAAAAAAGTAACGATATGTATGAGGAAAGATCATCGGTGTATTCATTAAGAAATGTAATGCAA tTATGTACCAGGCATATGCAAACTTCTATGGAATCTgctgaaattcattataagGCCGTAATACGAGCATTGGTAGCAGAGGCTTTGGAACTGTCGCACTTTTTGGATACAGTAGCGGCTGATAAAGTACATGCTAGTCAAAGAGAATCTGTTACTGATGGCAGTAAGCAAACCTCGATGTCTGTTCAAAACCTTGATACGTTAGATTTTATTGATTGG ACTGACATTAGGATTTGGAGGGCTATACAA GCAAGATTTTGGGTGCAAGTTATCCAGGAATTAAGGAAAGGTGTAAAGCTAAAAAAAGTAGAAGCTAATTTGGGTTCAAAGAATACTACACGTGGACGTGGAAAGGGAGCTGAGTTTGAATTAACTCCGTATGAAATTTTGATGGATGACATACGAAAAAGGAGGTATCGTTTGAGGAAGACACCATCCCCGACGCCACATTTGCGAAAAGACGCGCATGCTGTTATTCTTGAATTTATTCGGAGTAGACCGCCTTTAAAAAAG gCATCTGAAAGGCAGCTGCCACCCCTGCAAAAGGAATGGACTCTCCGGGAATTACTTATGGAAAGTATAAAGAAGCCGCCAAATTTAAGATCGTCGCGCAATAGATACGTTCCTAAGACCGAAAGAATATCTCTTCAGAGTG ATCAAATCCAAAGTACTGCTGATGTCAAGGATAGTGAATCACCTACAGTACCGAAACCTCCTCGAAGGGATTTGGACAACACGAATTCTAcgacaaataaaagaaaaataatacctgtagattttgatttaaag cTCGATGCAGAAGACGAAGATGATGACGAAGATTACAACGATGAATTGGCAGTAACAAGATTTGAAGAAGAGGATGAAGGATCAAATTACTGGCAACTAAAAGAAGATTACACATTTGTAGATAGGGGTAATACTCGCAGTAGGCATAAAGATCAAAGGGATGACGACGAAGCAAGTTCTGCTAATCCTTGGCGAAAAACTGGTGGTTTACGTTTAACGAGGAACGAATATCATCGATTTTGTGATGCGCAACTTGAAt cATATGACCTCGCAACACAGTGTCCATCTAGAAGAGCGTCGGCTCGAAAACACGCAGCAAGACGTAGTATAGCACTTACAGCGTTAACTGGTACCACGTCTCTTCCTCACTCAAGGCCACAGAGTCGTACTCAATGTACAGGTGCAACAGAGTCGTCGTTAAGTCAAGGTCCGAGTCCCAATATCAGCGTAAATCCTAGTCCGAGTTTGAGTCCTCAGCCGAGAGCAAGACAACCGCGACGATCGCAAACCATTGTCGAAGGTACAAAGGATAGAGAAGATCAAAATGAAGACTGGCAAGATGATAAAGGACAG aagcCTACATTAGGTGACATGTTCCTGGATGAAAGACTTTCTTTAACCCTAGAAGAGATTGTGCATATTCGTAGTGTATTAACTAAAGCAGAACTGGAATCTCTGCCCGTAGAAGGTCGCGTAAAGGAAGATGTAGAAAAGAGGCGCgtttgttttctttgcctAAAAACTAGGTTCGGACTGTTAGGACCATGGGGGCAACGTTGTCGCTTATGTGAGAGGACAGTATGTGTAAAATGTTATTCCAAA ATGCGAATTCCAACAGAACATTTCGCCCACGTTCCGGTAGTTTTATTATCCCCTggtcttcttctttctccatcGTCTTCAGAACCAGATACTAGCAAAAGTTCATGGCTAAGAGGCACTGGCGCAGCTGGATCTGCACCGGCATCACCGGCTTCTAGACGCAAGGATTCATCATTGAAAAGCGTGACACCTTCATCTACGCCTACTACTACACCTGTTTTGATACTTACACCGACTTCCACACCGCCTTCCCATGCTCGTCGCGAAACAGAGAATCAAGATAAAAG GAGTTATAAAAGCACTGGCAGTCCAGCCAATGTGCCATCACTGAAGGCATTCTCCAGTTTCACTAGTCAAAGCTCGGAACAACGATTGGCCGCGGAAAGATTGAGAGGCGTCTCTATGGTAGTCTGTCATGACTGCCGCATTATGGTGATACAGATAATTAAGAGTTCAAGAACAACACGAGCTACGATACGTAACAATGTCATTTCGCGACTTACTTTGAACCTTTCGCCAGCCTatgtttga
- the LOC132912870 gene encoding protein spire isoform X3, giving the protein MTTHKGISTSCEDGLDVSDNEKKANENKEEETQMKRSRCKLDANGRLNLKDILLSFNGPISQEQAWALCYQTAKSLSRLSENNFYELSELSQIVLHKDGDVWLGDLIESEKPRVSEKKAMFSLGMMIFKTLDFGLDEQEERPLSPDLEALITLMTSADQEIEGETEERPQETDDEGIERDSSDADVDEFSSQKSNDMYEERSSVYSLRNVMQLCTRHMQTSMESAEIHYKAVIRALVAEALELSHFLDTVAADKVHASQRESVTDGSKQTSMSVQNLDTLDFIDWTDIRIWRAIQARFWVQVIQELRKGVKLKKVEANLGSKNTTRGRGKGAEFELTPYEILMDDIRKRRYRLRKTPSPTPHLRKDAHAVILEFIRSRPPLKKASERQLPPLQKEWTLRELLMESIKKPPNLRSSRNRYVPKTERISLQSDQIQSTADVKDSESPTVPKPPRRDLDNTNSTTNKRKIIPVDFDLKLDAEDEDDDEDYNDELAVTRFEEEDEGSNYWQLKEDYTFVDRGNTRSRHKDQRDDDEASSANPWRKTGGLRLTRNEYHRFCDAQLESYDLATQCPSRRASARKHAARRSIALTALTGTTSLPHSRPQSRTQCTGATESSLSQGPSPNISVNPSPSLSPQPRARQPRRSQTIVEGTKDREDQNEDWQDDKGQKPTLGDMFLDERLSLTLEEIVHIRSVLTKAELESLPVEGRVKEDVEKRRVCFLCLKTRFGLLGPWGQRCRLCERTVCVKCYSKMRIPTEHFAHVPVVLLSPGLLLSPSSSEPDTSKSSWLRGTGAAGSAPASPASRRKDSSLKSVTPSSTPTTTPVLILTPTSTPPSHARRETENQDKRSYKSTGSPANVPSLKAFSSFTSQSSEQRLAAERLRGVSMVVCHDCRIMVIQIIKSSRTTRATIRNNVISRLTLNLSPAYV; this is encoded by the exons atgaCGACGCACAAAGGGATTTCCACGTCGTGTGAGGACGGTCTCGATGTTTccgataatgaaaaaaaagcgAACGAGAATAAAGAAGAGGAGACACAGATGAAAAGGTCGAGGTGCAAACTCGATGCGAACGGTCGACTAAACCTTAAAGATATTCTACTGTCTTTCAATGGACCGATCAGCCAAGAGCAAGCATGGGCCTTGTGTTATCAAACCGCCAAGAGTTTGTCACGTTTGTCAGAAAACAATTTCTACGAACTTTCGGAGTTATCACAGATCGTCCTTCACAAGGATGGCGATGTTTGGCTTGGCGATCTAATCG AATCGGAAAAACCACGCGTATCCGAGAAAAAG GCAATGTTCTCACTAGGCATGATGATATTCAAAACGCTTGATTTCGGCCTAGATGAACAAGAAGAAAGGCCTTTATCACCGGATTTAGAAGCACTTATAACATTAATGACAAGTGCCGATCAAG AAATTGAAGGGGAAACGGAAGAACGTCCGCAGGAAACGGACGATGAAGGTATTGAGCGAGACTCCAGTGATGCCGATGTAGATGAATTTTCATCGCAAAAAAGTAACGATATGTATGAGGAAAGATCATCGGTGTATTCATTAAGAAATGTAATGCAA tTATGTACCAGGCATATGCAAACTTCTATGGAATCTgctgaaattcattataagGCCGTAATACGAGCATTGGTAGCAGAGGCTTTGGAACTGTCGCACTTTTTGGATACAGTAGCGGCTGATAAAGTACATGCTAGTCAAAGAGAATCTGTTACTGATGGCAGTAAGCAAACCTCGATGTCTGTTCAAAACCTTGATACGTTAGATTTTATTGATTGG ACTGACATTAGGATTTGGAGGGCTATACAA GCAAGATTTTGGGTGCAAGTTATCCAGGAATTAAGGAAAGGTGTAAAGCTAAAAAAAGTAGAAGCTAATTTGGGTTCAAAGAATACTACACGTGGACGTGGAAAGGGAGCTGAGTTTGAATTAACTCCGTATGAAATTTTGATGGATGACATACGAAAAAGGAGGTATCGTTTGAGGAAGACACCATCCCCGACGCCACATTTGCGAAAAGACGCGCATGCTGTTATTCTTGAATTTATTCGGAGTAGACCGCCTTTAAAAAAG gCATCTGAAAGGCAGCTGCCACCCCTGCAAAAGGAATGGACTCTCCGGGAATTACTTATGGAAAGTATAAAGAAGCCGCCAAATTTAAGATCGTCGCGCAATAGATACGTTCCTAAGACCGAAAGAATATCTCTTCAGAGTG ATCAAATCCAAAGTACTGCTGATGTCAAGGATAGTGAATCACCTACAGTACCGAAACCTCCTCGAAGGGATTTGGACAACACGAATTCTAcgacaaataaaagaaaaataatacctgtagattttgatttaaag cTCGATGCAGAAGACGAAGATGATGACGAAGATTACAACGATGAATTGGCAGTAACAAGATTTGAAGAAGAGGATGAAGGATCAAATTACTGGCAACTAAAAGAAGATTACACATTTGTAGATAGGGGTAATACTCGCAGTAGGCATAAAGATCAAAGGGATGACGACGAAGCAAGTTCTGCTAATCCTTGGCGAAAAACTGGTGGTTTACGTTTAACGAGGAACGAATATCATCGATTTTGTGATGCGCAACTTGAAt cATATGACCTCGCAACACAGTGTCCATCTAGAAGAGCGTCGGCTCGAAAACACGCAGCAAGACGTAGTATAGCACTTACAGCGTTAACTGGTACCACGTCTCTTCCTCACTCAAGGCCACAGAGTCGTACTCAATGTACAGGTGCAACAGAGTCGTCGTTAAGTCAAGGTCCGAGTCCCAATATCAGCGTAAATCCTAGTCCGAGTTTGAGTCCTCAGCCGAGAGCAAGACAACCGCGACGATCGCAAACCATTGTCGAAGGTACAAAGGATAGAGAAGATCAAAATGAAGACTGGCAAGATGATAAAGGACAG aagcCTACATTAGGTGACATGTTCCTGGATGAAAGACTTTCTTTAACCCTAGAAGAGATTGTGCATATTCGTAGTGTATTAACTAAAGCAGAACTGGAATCTCTGCCCGTAGAAGGTCGCGTAAAGGAAGATGTAGAAAAGAGGCGCgtttgttttctttgcctAAAAACTAGGTTCGGACTGTTAGGACCATGGGGGCAACGTTGTCGCTTATGTGAGAGGACAGTATGTGTAAAATGTTATTCCAAA ATGCGAATTCCAACAGAACATTTCGCCCACGTTCCGGTAGTTTTATTATCCCCTggtcttcttctttctccatcGTCTTCAGAACCAGATACTAGCAAAAGTTCATGGCTAAGAGGCACTGGCGCAGCTGGATCTGCACCGGCATCACCGGCTTCTAGACGCAAGGATTCATCATTGAAAAGCGTGACACCTTCATCTACGCCTACTACTACACCTGTTTTGATACTTACACCGACTTCCACACCGCCTTCCCATGCTCGTCGCGAAACAGAGAATCAAGATAAAAG GAGTTATAAAAGCACTGGCAGTCCAGCCAATGTGCCATCACTGAAGGCATTCTCCAGTTTCACTAGTCAAAGCTCGGAACAACGATTGGCCGCGGAAAGATTGAGAGGCGTCTCTATGGTAGTCTGTCATGACTGCCGCATTATGGTGATACAGATAATTAAGAGTTCAAGAACAACACGAGCTACGATACGTAACAATGTCATTTCGCGACTTACTTTGAACCTTTCGCCAGCCTatgtttga